AGAACCCGAAATGCGACCGGCTGATCGTGGCACCGGGCAATGCGGGCATCGCGGGCCTGGCCGACTGTGCCGATCTGGACGTGCTGTCGCGGGCCGAGGTGCTGGACTTCGTGCAGGACAATGCCATCGACTTCGTGGTGGTGGGCCCCGAGGCGCCGCTGGCCGCGGGCGTGTCGGACGCCCTGCGCGCGGCGGGCATCCTGGTCTTCGGCCCCAGCCAGGCCGCGGCCCAGCTGGAGGCCTCCAAGACCTTCACCAAGGAGATCTGCGATGCCTGCGCCGCCCCCACCGCGGCCTGGGCGCGCTTCACCGACGGCCCCGCCGCCCGCGATCACGTGACGGCCACGGGCGCGCCCATCGTGGTCAAGGCCGATGGGCTGGCCGCCGGCAAGGGCGTCACCGTGGCCATGACCCTGGCCGAGGCCCATGCCGCCATCGACGCCATCTTCGACGGCGAGTTCGGCGAGATGTCCGTGGTCGTCGAGGAGTTCATGGAGGGCGAGGAGGCCAGCTTCTTCATCCTCTCGGACGGCACGACCTGCCTGCCCATCGGCACCGCCCAGGACCACAAGCGCGTGGGCGACGGCGACAGCGGGCCCAATACCGGCGGCATGGGCGCCTACAGCCCCGCCCCGGTGCTGACGCCCGCGCTGCAGGACCAGGTGATGGCGCGGATCGTGCGCCCGACCATCGCCGAGATGGCGCGCCGCGGCATGCCCTTCCAGGGCGTCCTCTATGCCGGGCTGATGATCCAAGGCGGCCAGGCGCGGCTGGTCGAATACAATGTCCGCTTCGGCGATCCGGAATGCCAGGCACTGATGATGCGGCTCGGCGCGCAGATCCTGGACCTGCTGCTGGCCTGCGCCGAGGAGCGCCTGGCCGAGGCGCAGGTGGTCTGGGCCGACGATCACGCCCTGACCGTGGTGATGGCCGCCAAGGGCTATCCCGGCGCCTACGACAAGGGCAGCCGCATCGCCGGGTTGCAGGACCTGCCCGAAACCTCGTTCCAGATGACCTTCCATGCCGGGACCGCCGGATCGGACGGCGCGATCGTCGCCACCGGCGGGCGGGTCCTCGGCTGCACCGGGCGCGGCGCGACCCTGGCCGAGGCGCACCAGCGCGCCTATGCCCTCGTCGACGCGATCGACTGGCCGGAAGGCTTCTGCCGCCGCGACATCGGCTGGCGGGCGCTCTGACCCTTTCATCTTGGCAGAAATATCCCCGCCGGAGGCATCCGGCAGGGACACCGGGCGCTGCCCTCAGATCGGGGAATAGAGCCCCTCGTAGATCGGCAGCAGCGTGTCCGTCTCGAACAGGCTGCTGACCGAGGTGCCGTTCCAGATGTTCAGGATGGCCTGGGTGAACATCGGCGCGGTCGGCACGATGCGGATGTTGGGCGCGGTCCTCACCGCGTCGGTCGGCTGGATCGAATCGGTGATGACCAGCGACTTCATCACCGAGGCCGCCACCCGCTCGACCGCCGGGCCGGACAGCACCCCATGGGTGATGTAGGCATGGACCTCGGTCGCGCCGCTGTCGGTCAGGGTCTGGGCCGCCTTGCACAGGGTGCCGGCCGTGTCGCAGATGTCGTCGACGATGATGCAGGTCTTGCCGGACACGTCGCCGATCACGGTCATCTCGGCGACCTCTCCGGCCTTCTCGCGGCGCTTGTCGACGATGGCCAGCGGTGCGCCGATCCGGGTGGCCAGCTCGCGCGCCCGCGCCAGACCGCCCACATCGGGCGAGACGACCATCAGGTCGCCCAACCGGCCCTTGAAGTGATGCTTGACGTCCAGCGCGAAGACCGGCGCGGCATAGAGGTTGTCCACGGGGATGTCGAAGAAGCCCTGGATCTGCGTCGCGTGCAGGTCCAGCGTCAGCACGCGGTCGATCCCGGCCGTGGTCATCAGGTTGGCCACCAGCTTGGCGCTGATCGGCGTGCGGGCCTTGGCGCGGCGATCCTGGCGGGCATAGCCGAAATAGGGAACCACGGCGGTGATGCGCGCGGCCGAGGACCGCTTGAGCGCATCGACGATGACCAAGAGCTCCATCAGGTTGTCGTTCGCGGGGTTCGAGGTCGGCTGGATGATGTACATGTCCTCGCCGCGGACGTTCTCGTAGACCTCGACGAAGATCTCGGCATCGTTGAACCGCTCGACGCGGGCATCCAGCAGGCTGACGCTCATGCCGCGATGCAGGGACATCCGCCGGGCGATGGACTGGGCCAGGGGGCGGTTGGCATTGCCGGAGATCAGCTTGGGTTCGGTCATGACGGGCATGGGGGCGGGCCTTTGGCGGGTTGCGTCCGATTGCGGTTGCCTTAGCACCGGGCTAGCCTGCGGCCAACCAAGAAGGACAAACCCATGGCACATATCGACTATTATCTGGGGACGATCAGCCCGTGGTGCTATCTGGCGGGCAACCGGCTGGAGGAGATCGCCGCCCGCCATGGCGCGCAGATCACCTACAAGCCGCTGGACCTGCTGCAGTTGTTCGACCGCACGGGCGGCATCCGCCCCGCCGACCGCCATGCCAGCCGCATGGAGTATCGCGCGCAGGAGCTGCCGCGATGGGCGGCACATCTGGGGATGCCCCTGAACCTCAAGCCTGCGCACTGGCCGGTGAACATGGCCCCCTCGTCCTATGCCATCATCGCGGCGCAGGCGGCGGGCGGCGGCGACCTGGGCGGGCTGGTGCAGGCCATCCTGCGCGCGGTCTGGGCCGATCAGCGCGACATCAGCGACGACGCGGTGATCCGCGACCTGCTGGGCGCCAGCGGCTTCGACCCGGCCCTGGCCGACAAGGGCCTGTTCGTCGGCGCGGAAACCTATGGCCGCAACCTGGAAGAGGCCGTGCAGGCCGGGGCCTTCGGTGCGCCCTTCTATGTCGTGCGCGAGACGGACCAGCGCTTCTGGGGCCAGGACCGGCTGGACTTCCTGGACCGGCATCTGGCCGGGGCATGAGCGGGCTGCACCTGCGCCACTGGCCGGGCGATCCCGCCCGGCCCGCACTGGCGCTGCACTGCATGATGGGCAGCGGCTCGGCCTGGGGGCCCATCGCGGCCGGGCTGGAGGGGCGGATCGACCTGCGCGGCTTCGACATGCCGGGCCACGGGCGCAGCGACGCCTGGCTGCCGCAGGCGGAGGGTCCCGACTATCACACCGCCGTCACCCGGCTGGCCGCCGCGATGATCGACCGGCCGCTGGACCTGATCGGCCACAGCTTCGGCGCGACGGTGGCCCTGCGCATCGCCGTCGCCGCCCCCGAGGCCGTGCGCAGCCTGACGCTGATCGAGCCGGTGCTGTTCGCCGCTAGCCCCGATCCCGCGCAGGACGCCCGCGACCGCGAGATGGCCGAGCTGCTGGATGAGGGGCGGGACGGCGAGGCTGCGGCGGCCTTCCTGGCGGTCTGGGGCGCGCAGGACATGGCGCAGATGCCCGGCCCCGTCCGGACGCAGGTGACCCGCCAGATCCGGCTGGTCGCCGCCACCCAGGGCGCGCTGCGCCATGACAGCGCGCGGATCCTGCGCCCGGGCGGGCTGGAGCAGATCGAGGCGCCGGTGCTGCTGATCCAGGGGGACCGCAGCCCCGTGGTGATCCGCGCCATCTCCGAGGCGCTGGCCGCGCGTCTGCCCGATGTCGGGCGCGCCAGCGTGCCGGGCGCGGGCCACATGGCGCCGCTGACCCATCCCGCCCAGGTGGCGGGGCTGATCGCGGTCAACCTGGACCGCAGCTAGAGCGTGAAGTCCTGCTCGTCCGGCAGCACGCCGATCGCCATCCAAGCGACGCGCATCCGGGCGACGCGGGTGTCGCCCCAGGTCTGGAACACCGCGTCGAAGCCCGAGGCGGTCACGTTCTCGGCCCGCAGGTTGCCGCGCAGGTTCCGGCTGCTGTCCAGATCCCACATGCTGGGATTCAGGTGGACGGCCGGGGGCATCAGGAAGCGTTCCGAGAACTTGACCAGGCTGCGGATCTCGCGCTCGCCCTCGTCGGTCCACATCGGTCCCTGGGTGTCGAAATCGGCGACCAGCCCCAGCTCTCCCTGGCAGACGCCGATCTCGTTGCTGGTAAATCGAAGCATGGACTGGTCCCTGACCCTTGTTTCCGGATGATTATTCGGGGTGTACCCCGGGGCGGACGCGAAAGGAAAGGCCCCGGCGCGATGCCGGGGCCCGTCAATCCGTCGGTGCCTTTCTTGTGACCAGCCGCGCCCGCGACCGGTCGGATCCTGCGATCAGTCGGGCACGGTGGACTGGTTCGGATCCAGCCCGATATGCGTGCCAAGTGCCTGCATGTCGCCCAGCAGCTTGACGGCCGCGGTCACGACCTCTTCGCCGACATGTTCGCGACGATCCTCCGCGCTGCGACGGGTGCGGTGCGCCTCGGACATCATGTCGTTGAAGACCTCCTGCGTGATCTCCTCGCGCGGGTGACCGCGCTCGGCCAGCAGGCTGACACTGTCGGCGTTGATCTCGGCAAAGCCGCCGGTCACGGCGAACTCGCTGGTGGCGCCGTCGGCGCCGACCAGTGTGAC
Above is a window of Paracoccus liaowanqingii DNA encoding:
- the purD gene encoding phosphoribosylamine--glycine ligase; translated protein: MNILILGGGGREHALAWAIRQNPKCDRLIVAPGNAGIAGLADCADLDVLSRAEVLDFVQDNAIDFVVVGPEAPLAAGVSDALRAAGILVFGPSQAAAQLEASKTFTKEICDACAAPTAAWARFTDGPAARDHVTATGAPIVVKADGLAAGKGVTVAMTLAEAHAAIDAIFDGEFGEMSVVVEEFMEGEEASFFILSDGTTCLPIGTAQDHKRVGDGDSGPNTGGMGAYSPAPVLTPALQDQVMARIVRPTIAEMARRGMPFQGVLYAGLMIQGGQARLVEYNVRFGDPECQALMMRLGAQILDLLLACAEERLAEAQVVWADDHALTVVMAAKGYPGAYDKGSRIAGLQDLPETSFQMTFHAGTAGSDGAIVATGGRVLGCTGRGATLAEAHQRAYALVDAIDWPEGFCRRDIGWRAL
- a CDS encoding ribose-phosphate pyrophosphokinase, yielding MPVMTEPKLISGNANRPLAQSIARRMSLHRGMSVSLLDARVERFNDAEIFVEVYENVRGEDMYIIQPTSNPANDNLMELLVIVDALKRSSAARITAVVPYFGYARQDRRAKARTPISAKLVANLMTTAGIDRVLTLDLHATQIQGFFDIPVDNLYAAPVFALDVKHHFKGRLGDLMVVSPDVGGLARARELATRIGAPLAIVDKRREKAGEVAEMTVIGDVSGKTCIIVDDICDTAGTLCKAAQTLTDSGATEVHAYITHGVLSGPAVERVAASVMKSLVITDSIQPTDAVRTAPNIRIVPTAPMFTQAILNIWNGTSVSSLFETDTLLPIYEGLYSPI
- a CDS encoding 2-hydroxychromene-2-carboxylate isomerase — translated: MAHIDYYLGTISPWCYLAGNRLEEIAARHGAQITYKPLDLLQLFDRTGGIRPADRHASRMEYRAQELPRWAAHLGMPLNLKPAHWPVNMAPSSYAIIAAQAAGGGDLGGLVQAILRAVWADQRDISDDAVIRDLLGASGFDPALADKGLFVGAETYGRNLEEAVQAGAFGAPFYVVRETDQRFWGQDRLDFLDRHLAGA
- a CDS encoding alpha/beta fold hydrolase, which produces MSGLHLRHWPGDPARPALALHCMMGSGSAWGPIAAGLEGRIDLRGFDMPGHGRSDAWLPQAEGPDYHTAVTRLAAAMIDRPLDLIGHSFGATVALRIAVAAPEAVRSLTLIEPVLFAASPDPAQDARDREMAELLDEGRDGEAAAAFLAVWGAQDMAQMPGPVRTQVTRQIRLVAATQGALRHDSARILRPGGLEQIEAPVLLIQGDRSPVVIRAISEALAARLPDVGRASVPGAGHMAPLTHPAQVAGLIAVNLDRS
- a CDS encoding H-type lectin domain-containing protein: MLRFTSNEIGVCQGELGLVADFDTQGPMWTDEGEREIRSLVKFSERFLMPPAVHLNPSMWDLDSSRNLRGNLRAENVTASGFDAVFQTWGDTRVARMRVAWMAIGVLPDEQDFTL
- a CDS encoding F0F1 ATP synthase subunit epsilon, giving the protein MADTMQFDLVSPERSLASVPVREVRLPGNDGDLTAMPGHAPTIVTLRPGMVTLVGADGATSEFAVTGGFAEINADSVSLLAERGHPREEITQEVFNDMMSEAHRTRRSAEDRREHVGEEVVTAAVKLLGDMQALGTHIGLDPNQSTVPD